Proteins encoded by one window of Chromobacterium violaceum ATCC 12472:
- a CDS encoding MFS transporter, whose product MTVSIKRWEPENVIFWLSRGRGIARRNLWLSVFSLHLNFNIWMMWSMVVVNLPAVGFLISGQQQFLLVSIPPLVGALMRLIYSWIWSWVGGGLWLGLSTLLLLLPAWGVGRVVQDIASPFWQLLLVAGLCGVGGGASASHLSNTSFFFPRSEKGLAMGLNAGFGNLGVSVAQLLIPLCILYPLFGAWAGEPQVWGRGGEVHFVWLQNAAYVWLPLIALIAAACLLYAHDLPKLRITPHDQLDAMREGHTWYICLLYMGSYGTFLGFSAAFPLLARAMFPQVDASPYLFVGPMVCALSRPLGGWMGDRVGGGVATVASNLLMALGTVGVYLSLPSAVSGGSFWLFLAMFQLIFFAAGVGNGSSYQLAPKVFLIQAGRDAQRHGESLQQAYARGGRRGASAMNVSSVMAAFGGFVIPKAFGSSLSWFGSFLPAFGMFFLFYLLCCAVAWWQYSRPGAAMRC is encoded by the coding sequence ATGACCGTAAGCATCAAGCGTTGGGAGCCGGAAAACGTCATTTTCTGGCTGAGCCGCGGCCGCGGCATCGCCCGGCGCAATCTGTGGCTGTCCGTGTTTTCCCTGCACCTCAACTTCAACATCTGGATGATGTGGAGCATGGTGGTGGTCAATCTGCCGGCGGTCGGCTTCCTGATCTCCGGCCAGCAGCAGTTCCTGCTGGTGTCGATTCCGCCCTTGGTCGGCGCGCTGATGCGCTTGATCTACTCGTGGATCTGGAGCTGGGTGGGCGGCGGCCTATGGCTGGGGCTATCGACGCTATTGCTGCTGCTGCCGGCCTGGGGCGTAGGCCGGGTGGTGCAGGACATCGCCTCGCCGTTCTGGCAGCTGCTGCTGGTGGCGGGATTGTGCGGCGTAGGCGGCGGCGCCAGCGCGTCCCACTTGTCCAATACCAGCTTCTTCTTCCCCAGGTCCGAGAAGGGCTTGGCGATGGGGCTCAACGCCGGTTTCGGCAACCTGGGCGTGTCGGTGGCGCAGCTGCTGATCCCCTTGTGCATCCTGTATCCGCTGTTCGGCGCTTGGGCCGGCGAGCCCCAGGTGTGGGGCCGCGGCGGCGAGGTGCATTTCGTCTGGCTGCAGAACGCCGCCTACGTCTGGCTGCCATTGATCGCGCTGATCGCCGCGGCCTGCCTGCTGTACGCGCACGACCTGCCCAAGCTGCGCATCACGCCGCACGACCAGCTGGACGCGATGCGCGAGGGGCACACCTGGTATATCTGCTTGCTGTACATGGGCAGCTACGGCACCTTTCTCGGTTTTTCCGCCGCCTTCCCGCTGCTCGCCCGCGCGATGTTTCCCCAGGTGGACGCCAGCCCCTATCTATTCGTCGGGCCCATGGTGTGCGCGCTGTCGCGTCCTCTGGGCGGCTGGATGGGCGACCGCGTCGGCGGCGGCGTGGCCACCGTGGCCAGCAATCTGCTGATGGCGCTGGGCACCGTCGGCGTCTACCTGAGCCTGCCGTCTGCGGTCAGCGGCGGTTCGTTCTGGCTGTTCCTGGCGATGTTCCAGCTGATCTTTTTCGCCGCCGGCGTCGGCAACGGCTCGTCCTACCAGCTGGCGCCCAAGGTCTTCCTGATCCAGGCCGGCCGCGACGCGCAGCGTCATGGCGAAAGCCTGCAGCAGGCTTATGCCAGAGGAGGCCGACGCGGCGCTTCGGCGATGAATGTCAGTTCGGTGATGGCGGCCTTCGGCGGTTTCGTGATTCCCAAGGCCTTCGGTTCCTCGCTGAGCTGGTTCGGCAGCTTTCTGCCGGCATTCGGGATGTTCTTCCTGTTCTATCTGCTGTGCTGCGCGGTGGCATGGTGGCAGTACAGCCGTCCGGGGGCGGCGATGCGTTGCTGA